The following proteins are encoded in a genomic region of Micromonospora olivasterospora:
- the aceB gene encoding malate synthase A, with protein sequence MRYEVIGPMAERFDEVLTAEALAFLVGLDSEFAARRVALLDTRRARRDRYATGQLPDFLPETADIRADPNWRVAPPAPGLIDRRVEITGPPDRKMTINALNSGAKVWLADFEDATAPTWHNVISGQLNLIDALDRRIDFTDPRGRRYALGDELATIVVRPRGWHLVEKGIAVDGRPISASLVDFGLYLFHCAHRQLDAGAGPYFYLPKLESHREARLWNDIFVFAQRYLGLPHGTIRATTLIETITAAFEMEEILYELREHSAGLNAGRWDYIFSVIKNFGQWPDFVLPDRSDVTMTVPFMRAYTELLVRTCHRRGAHAIGGMAAFIPSRDPEVNQVALNRVRADKRREAGDGFDGSWVAHPGLVETCREEFDAVLGDRPNQLDRLRDDVSVTAADLLAVDKTPGQVTAEGLRFNIAVALHYIDAWLGGVGAVALWNMMEDAATAEIARCQVWQWLYHGTPLAGGGCVTEELVRSILAEELAALTAGREGPDRDRAERAAQIVEDTAFGEDLPAFFTGGAYARHLGPNRESDVPVV encoded by the coding sequence ATGAGGTACGAGGTCATCGGCCCGATGGCCGAGCGGTTCGACGAGGTTCTCACCGCCGAAGCGCTCGCCTTCCTGGTCGGGCTGGACAGCGAGTTCGCTGCCCGCCGGGTGGCCCTGCTCGACACCCGGCGGGCCCGCCGCGACCGGTACGCCACCGGCCAGCTGCCCGACTTCCTCCCGGAGACCGCCGACATCCGCGCCGACCCAAACTGGCGGGTGGCCCCGCCGGCACCCGGCCTCATCGACCGGCGGGTCGAGATCACCGGACCGCCCGACCGCAAGATGACCATCAACGCGCTCAACTCCGGCGCGAAGGTGTGGCTCGCCGACTTCGAGGACGCCACCGCGCCAACCTGGCACAACGTCATCAGCGGCCAGCTCAACCTGATCGACGCCCTCGACCGGAGGATCGACTTCACCGATCCACGCGGCAGGCGGTACGCCCTCGGCGACGAGCTGGCCACCATCGTGGTCCGGCCGCGTGGCTGGCACCTCGTGGAGAAGGGAATCGCGGTGGACGGGCGGCCGATCTCGGCCAGCCTCGTCGACTTCGGGCTCTACCTGTTCCACTGCGCGCACAGGCAGCTCGATGCCGGCGCCGGACCGTACTTCTACCTGCCGAAGCTGGAGAGCCACCGGGAGGCGCGGCTGTGGAATGACATCTTCGTCTTCGCGCAGCGGTATCTCGGCCTGCCGCACGGCACCATCCGGGCCACCACGCTGATCGAGACGATCACCGCCGCCTTCGAGATGGAGGAGATCCTGTACGAGCTGCGCGAGCACTCGGCGGGACTGAACGCCGGGCGGTGGGACTACATCTTCAGCGTGATCAAGAACTTCGGGCAGTGGCCGGACTTCGTCCTGCCCGACAGATCCGACGTCACCATGACGGTGCCGTTCATGCGCGCCTACACCGAACTGCTCGTGCGTACCTGTCACCGGCGTGGGGCGCACGCCATCGGCGGGATGGCCGCCTTCATCCCCAGCCGGGACCCGGAGGTCAACCAGGTCGCCCTCAACCGGGTGCGGGCGGACAAGCGGCGGGAGGCCGGCGACGGGTTCGACGGCTCGTGGGTTGCCCACCCGGGCCTGGTCGAGACCTGCCGGGAGGAGTTCGACGCGGTGCTGGGCGACCGCCCGAATCAGCTCGATCGACTTCGCGACGATGTCAGCGTCACCGCCGCCGACCTGCTGGCCGTGGACAAGACCCCGGGCCAGGTCACCGCGGAGGGACTCCGGTTCAACATCGCGGTCGCGCTGCACTACATCGACGCCTGGCTCGGCGGCGTGGGCGCGGTGGCACTGTGGAACATGATGGAGGACGCGGCGACCGCCGAGATCGCCCGCTGCCAGGTCTGGCAGTGGCTGTACCACGGCACTCCGCTGGCCGGCGGCGGTTGCGTCACCGAGGAACTGGTCCGGTCGATCCTCGCGGAGGAACTTGCCGCCCTGACCGCTGGACGCGAAGGTCCCGACCGGGACCGTGCCGAGCGGGCCGCGCAGATCGTCGAGGACACCGCATTCGGTGAGGACCTGCCGGCGTTCTTCACCGGCGGCGCGTACGCCCGGCACCTCGGTCCCAACCGGGAGTCCGACGTGCCGGTTGTCTGA
- the aceA gene encoding isocitrate lyase — protein sequence MQNVAEQLRTEWETDPRWRGVRRSYRAEDVVRLRGAIQEEHTLARHGADRLWRLLHSEDYIHALGALTGNQAVQMVRAGLKAIYLSGWQVAADANLAGHTYPDQSLYPANSVPMVVRRINNALLRAAQITTAEGETGGTDWLAPIVADAEAGFGGPLNAYELMTAMITAGAAGVHWEDQLAAEKKCGHLGGKVLIPTGQHIRTLEAARLAADVAGVPSVVIARTDAQAATLLTTDVDERDRPFVTGERTAEGFYRVRNGVEPCIARGLAYAPHADLLWMETSTPDLEVARRFAEAIKDQYPDQLLAYNCSPSFNWRKHLDDATIAKFQRELGHMGYKFQFITLAGFHALNYSMFDLARGYASDGMSAYVALQEREFAAEATGYTAVKHQREVGTGYFDLISTVLNPVAETTALRGSTEEEQFA from the coding sequence ATGCAGAACGTAGCTGAGCAGTTGCGTACCGAGTGGGAGACCGATCCGCGTTGGCGGGGGGTGCGGCGCAGCTACCGCGCGGAGGACGTGGTGCGCCTGCGCGGGGCGATCCAGGAGGAGCACACCCTCGCCCGGCACGGGGCGGACCGGCTGTGGCGCCTGCTGCACAGCGAGGACTACATCCACGCCCTGGGCGCGCTCACGGGCAACCAGGCCGTGCAGATGGTCCGGGCCGGCCTCAAGGCGATCTACCTCTCCGGATGGCAGGTGGCCGCCGACGCCAACCTCGCCGGGCACACCTACCCCGACCAGAGCCTCTACCCGGCCAACTCGGTGCCCATGGTGGTGCGCCGGATCAACAACGCCCTGCTGCGCGCCGCCCAGATCACCACGGCCGAGGGCGAGACGGGGGGAACCGACTGGCTGGCGCCGATCGTCGCCGACGCGGAGGCCGGTTTCGGCGGCCCGCTCAACGCCTACGAGCTGATGACCGCGATGATCACGGCGGGCGCGGCGGGGGTGCACTGGGAAGACCAGCTCGCCGCCGAGAAGAAGTGCGGCCACCTCGGCGGGAAGGTGCTCATCCCCACCGGCCAGCATATTCGCACCCTCGAGGCGGCGCGGCTCGCCGCCGACGTCGCCGGCGTGCCGTCGGTGGTCATCGCCCGCACCGACGCGCAGGCTGCCACGCTGCTCACCACCGACGTGGACGAACGGGACCGGCCGTTCGTCACCGGCGAGCGGACCGCCGAGGGCTTCTACCGGGTGCGTAACGGGGTCGAGCCGTGCATCGCCCGTGGCCTGGCCTACGCCCCGCACGCCGACCTGCTCTGGATGGAGACCAGCACGCCGGACCTGGAGGTGGCCCGCCGCTTCGCCGAGGCGATCAAGGACCAGTACCCGGACCAGCTGCTCGCCTACAACTGCTCGCCGTCGTTCAACTGGCGCAAACACCTCGACGACGCGACCATCGCCAAGTTTCAGCGGGAGCTCGGCCACATGGGTTACAAGTTCCAGTTCATCACCCTGGCCGGCTTCCACGCCCTCAACTACTCGATGTTCGACCTGGCCCGTGGCTACGCCAGTGACGGAATGTCCGCCTACGTGGCGCTGCAGGAGCGGGAGTTCGCCGCCGAGGCGACCGGCTACACCGCCGTCAAGCACCAGCGCGAGGTGGGCACCGGCTACTTCGACCTGATCAGCACGGTGTTGAACCCAGTCGCCGAGACCACCGCTCTGCGCGGCTCGACCGAGGAGGAGCAGTTCGCATGA
- a CDS encoding short-chain fatty acyl-CoA regulator family protein, giving the protein MLSDLPTTSGEVMAIAKTFGGARLRRMREDRALSQAHLARLLNISPSYLNQIEHDARPLTVPVLIRITEVFGVDPTTFAPRDTPRLVAGLREALPGRTSVADLTELATRLPEVAEAVIDLHRQYRQADEQLAELLGDREAIGHSPHDQVTEFFYRRQNYVPELDEAAERLAASIGLRRGEVGAALQDRLAERHDVHVRRDDASSLGDELHRYRPQTRTLHLSTSLRAGQEAMRMAAQIALLEFADVIDEIVEEERFDDTQTQILTRVGLANYFAAALILPYEQFLSAAEQRRYDIDLLTQHFAMGWETVCHRLSTLQRPRARGVPFSFVRVDRAGNMSKRQSATGFPFSRTGGTCPLWNVYEAFSSPGRVVVQVATMPEGQRYLWIARTITRHHGGYNQPGKVYAIGLGCETRHADRLVYSAGMDLQAAGAATPIGPGCKTCERMTCPQRAAPPISRRLDLDENRSTFIPYPLKD; this is encoded by the coding sequence ATGCTGTCCGACCTGCCAACGACCAGCGGGGAGGTGATGGCGATCGCCAAGACCTTCGGCGGCGCCCGGCTGCGCCGGATGCGCGAGGACCGAGCGCTCAGCCAGGCGCACCTGGCGCGCCTGCTGAACATTTCGCCCAGCTACCTCAACCAGATCGAGCACGATGCGCGGCCGCTGACCGTCCCGGTGCTCATCCGCATCACCGAGGTGTTCGGCGTCGACCCGACCACCTTCGCCCCCCGGGACACGCCGAGGCTGGTCGCCGGGTTGCGAGAGGCTCTCCCCGGTCGGACGAGCGTCGCCGATCTCACGGAACTCGCCACCCGGCTGCCTGAGGTCGCGGAGGCGGTCATCGACCTGCATCGCCAGTACCGGCAGGCGGACGAGCAGCTCGCCGAACTGCTGGGCGATCGCGAGGCGATCGGTCACAGCCCCCACGACCAGGTGACCGAGTTCTTCTACCGCCGGCAGAACTACGTACCGGAGCTGGACGAGGCGGCGGAGCGGCTGGCCGCAAGCATCGGACTCCGCCGTGGCGAGGTCGGAGCCGCACTGCAGGACCGGCTGGCCGAGCGGCACGACGTTCACGTGCGCCGCGACGACGCCAGTTCGCTCGGTGACGAACTGCACCGCTACCGCCCGCAGACCCGCACCCTGCACCTGTCGACGTCGCTGCGGGCCGGACAGGAGGCCATGCGGATGGCGGCGCAGATCGCGCTGCTGGAGTTCGCCGACGTGATCGACGAGATCGTGGAGGAGGAACGGTTCGACGACACGCAGACCCAGATCCTCACCCGGGTCGGATTGGCTAACTACTTCGCCGCCGCGCTGATCCTGCCGTACGAGCAGTTCCTGTCGGCGGCAGAGCAGCGCCGGTACGACATCGACCTGCTCACCCAGCATTTCGCGATGGGCTGGGAGACCGTGTGCCACCGGCTCAGCACCCTGCAACGCCCCCGCGCGCGCGGCGTGCCGTTCTCCTTCGTCCGGGTGGACCGGGCTGGCAACATGTCCAAACGCCAGTCCGCCACCGGCTTCCCGTTCTCCAGGACGGGCGGCACCTGCCCGCTGTGGAACGTCTACGAGGCGTTCAGCTCGCCCGGCCGGGTGGTCGTGCAGGTCGCCACGATGCCCGAGGGGCAACGCTACCTGTGGATTGCCCGCACCATCACCCGCCACCACGGCGGCTACAACCAGCCGGGGAAGGTCTACGCGATCGGCCTGGGCTGCGAGACCCGGCACGCCGACCGGCTGGTCTACTCCGCCGGGATGGACCTGCAGGCAGCGGGGGCCGCCACACCGATCGGCCCGGGCTGCAAGACCTGCGAGCGGATGACCTGCCCGCAGCGGGCCGCCCCGCCGATCAGCCGCCGGCTCGACCTGGACGAGAACCGGAGCACCTTCATCCCGTATCCGTTGAAGGACTGA
- a CDS encoding LysR family transcriptional regulator, with protein MLLRYLEYLDALARVRHFARAAEVCHVSQPALSAGIRKLETELGVQVVRRGHRFEGFTPEGERVVASARRMLAERDALCHDLSAMRGALSGVLRIGAIPTALTAVALLTEPFSARHPLVRLAVESLSSRQIVRQLAAFELDVGITYIDGEPLGAVRTAPLYRERYLLLTPEGGPFAGRDSIGWAELSEVPLCLLPPTMQNRRILNQHFAEAGVTILPKLESDTLSVLYAHVSTHRWSTVIAQPWLHAFGVPDGMQLIPIARPERAHHVGLVLADREPPPMLARALLDVATTLDMRAELERLISRHIRPSAA; from the coding sequence ATGCTGCTGCGCTATCTCGAGTATCTCGACGCGCTGGCGCGGGTACGGCACTTCGCCCGCGCCGCCGAGGTGTGCCACGTCTCGCAGCCCGCCCTGTCGGCGGGGATCCGCAAGCTGGAGACCGAGCTCGGCGTGCAGGTCGTTCGACGGGGCCACCGGTTCGAGGGCTTCACCCCGGAGGGCGAGCGGGTCGTCGCATCGGCGCGTCGGATGCTCGCCGAGCGCGACGCGCTGTGCCATGACCTGTCGGCGATGCGGGGGGCGTTGTCGGGGGTGCTGCGGATCGGGGCGATTCCGACCGCCCTGACGGCGGTGGCACTGCTGACCGAGCCGTTCTCCGCCCGCCACCCGCTGGTGCGGCTCGCGGTGGAGTCGCTGTCGTCGCGCCAGATCGTGCGCCAACTGGCGGCGTTCGAGCTCGACGTGGGGATCACTTACATCGACGGTGAGCCCCTGGGCGCGGTCCGCACCGCGCCGCTCTACCGAGAGCGCTATCTGCTGCTCACGCCGGAGGGCGGCCCCTTCGCCGGGCGCGACAGCATCGGCTGGGCCGAGTTGTCGGAGGTGCCGCTGTGCCTGCTTCCGCCGACCATGCAGAACCGCCGCATCCTCAACCAGCACTTCGCCGAGGCCGGGGTGACGATTCTGCCGAAGCTGGAGTCCGACACCCTCTCGGTGCTCTATGCGCACGTCTCGACCCACCGCTGGTCGACGGTGATCGCGCAGCCGTGGCTGCACGCCTTCGGTGTTCCGGACGGAATGCAGTTGATTCCGATCGCCCGGCCTGAGCGCGCGCACCACGTCGGGCTGGTGCTGGCCGACCGGGAGCCGCCACCGATGCTGGCGAGGGCGCTGCTGGACGTCGCGACGACGCTGGACATGCGAGCCGAACTGGAGCGGCTGATCAGCCGGCACATCCGCCCGTCCGCCGCGTAG
- the fdhD gene encoding formate dehydrogenase accessory sulfurtransferase FdhD, which yields MGRLSVRRPVLRITPAGAHRVPDSLAAEEPFELRVGARALAVTMRTPGHDVELAHGFLLTEGVIRAAADVITARYCGSRDDEGRNTYNVLDVALAAGVAPPEPGVERNFYTTSSCGVCGKASLDAVRLASSFRPAADPVRISTRVLAGLPAALRAGQQVFDTTGGLHAAALFTADGQLLVVREDVGRHNAVDKVLGWALLGGRVPLRGSVLMVSGRASFELVQKAVMAGVPVLAAVSAPSSLAVDLAVESGLTLVGFLRGASMNVYAGAERVLVEQAEPARQTPAAPGAGGREPAGQERVG from the coding sequence ATGGGCAGGTTGTCGGTCCGCAGGCCGGTGCTGCGGATCACCCCGGCCGGCGCCCACCGCGTCCCGGACAGCCTCGCCGCCGAGGAGCCCTTCGAGCTGCGGGTTGGCGCCCGCGCGCTCGCGGTGACGATGCGCACGCCGGGACACGACGTCGAGCTGGCCCACGGGTTCCTGCTCACCGAGGGCGTCATCCGTGCCGCGGCCGATGTGATCACCGCCCGCTACTGCGGGTCCCGCGACGACGAGGGCCGCAACACCTACAACGTGCTCGACGTCGCGCTCGCGGCCGGGGTTGCGCCGCCCGAGCCGGGGGTGGAGCGCAACTTCTACACCACGTCCTCCTGCGGGGTGTGCGGCAAGGCCTCGCTGGACGCGGTGAGGCTGGCCTCCAGCTTCCGTCCCGCCGCGGACCCGGTGCGGATCAGCACCCGGGTGCTGGCCGGGCTGCCCGCTGCGCTGCGGGCGGGGCAGCAGGTCTTCGACACCACCGGTGGGCTGCACGCTGCGGCGCTGTTCACGGCCGACGGGCAGCTGCTGGTGGTCCGGGAGGACGTCGGGCGGCACAACGCCGTGGACAAGGTGCTGGGCTGGGCCCTGCTGGGCGGGCGGGTCCCGCTGCGTGGGTCCGTGCTCATGGTGTCCGGGCGAGCCTCCTTCGAACTGGTGCAGAAGGCGGTGATGGCGGGCGTGCCGGTGCTGGCCGCGGTCTCCGCGCCGTCCTCGCTGGCCGTCGATCTGGCCGTCGAGTCGGGTCTGACGCTTGTCGGCTTCCTGCGCGGAGCGAGCATGAACGTCTACGCTGGCGCCGAGCGCGTGCTGGTGGAGCAGGCCGAGCCGGCCCGGCAGACGCCTGCGGCGCCGGGCGCCGGGGGGCGGGAACCGGCAGGGCAGGAGAGGGTGGGATAG